Proteins co-encoded in one Xiphophorus couchianus chromosome 3, X_couchianus-1.0, whole genome shotgun sequence genomic window:
- the fkbp14 gene encoding peptidyl-prolyl cis-trans isomerase FKBP14 — MMLFTLCSLLPSLFVFVTGGKLPEADVKIEVMHKPFQCHRKSKYGDMLLVHYEGFLESNGTMFHSSRKHGDRNPVWFTLGIREVLKGWDKGLQNMCAGERRKLTVPPSLGYGKEGQGKIPPSSTLIFDIELMEIQNGPRSHDSFRDMDLNDDWKLSRQEVKHFLKKEFEKHGYSPNDTHHEVMVDDIFKNEDEDKDGFISVREFTSIHDEL; from the exons ATGATGCTGTTTACTCTTTGTTCCTTATTGccatcactgtttgtttttgtcactggTGGAAAACTTCCAGAAGCCGATGTGAAAATCGAGGTGATGCACAAACCTTTTCAGTGTCACCGAAAATCAAAGTATGGAGACATGCTTCTTGTTCATTACGAGGGATTCCTGGAGAGCAATGGCACTATGTTCCATTCCAG CCGCAAACATGGGGACAGAAATCCAGTCTGGTTCACTCTTGGGATCCGAGAGGTGCTTAAAGGTTGGGACAAGGGTCTGCAGAATATGTGTGCTGGAGAGCGCAGGAAGCTGACTGTCCCTCCATCACTGGGATACGGAAAGGAAGGTCAAG GTAAAATTCCTCCAAGCAGCACCTTGATATTTGACATTGAGCTCATGGAGATCCAAAATGGTCCCAGGTCCCACGACTCTTTCCGGGACATGGATCTTAACGACGACTGGAAACTCTCCAGACAGGAG gtGAAGCATTTCTTGAAGAAGGAATTTGAGAAACATGGTTACTCGCCCAATGACACACATCATGAAGTGATGGTTGATGACATCTTCAAAAATGAGGATGAGGACAAAGACGGTTTTATATCAGTTAGGGAATTCACCTCCATACACGATGAACTCTGA